The window ACTTTTTCGTTATTTATAAAAGTTGAAAACACAATTCAAAATGTCCCGTATTGTTATGTATTTAAGTTTGATTGAACCATAGCTACTATTACTCAAACGATACTAACCGATGGACGATTATACTTTTATCAATATAATTTCCTTCAACCTTTAAAAGAAACGGATTTCTTTGCAATAACTTTTACAACTATCGATGCAAAAAAAATAATCACTGCAAAACAGTTTGCCTCAACATCAAGTTTCTCATTctgtacatatacatatttcgAATGTGTACGTACGATGTATCAGATAAGAATGAAAATCACTGATATAGGGGAAACCGGAGAACAACATCTTGCATCGTATTTTTGGTTTTAATGTTGGTGAAATTGTTTCATAGAAGGTACCCCGTTCAAGATTGTTCAAGATTCGTTTTATGAGATTTCTTGAATGCGTTTGTTTTTTTTCGATGATGTCAAGAATATTCATGAGTTATTGATAATATCATTGAATCTCGAAGATCGTTAAACATTATGGAAACATTATTGCCGTCAGAAATAGCTCGATTAGTTCTTGGTAAGAATGTCACAACAATGATTTTAAGCGTCTCATTACGATAACCTGCTGTATGGCGGGAACACAAATATTTTCTGATTGTATTTACAAAACGTTAgaatgtattttaattttgttgtacCTGTGTAACTTATATAAATCGGCGTAACTAGTCTTAACAGTGCATATCGTGTAGACTGTGTTGTGCTATTCATATCAATGAATTACAAACCTAAAATAAGTAATATGTAATTTTAAAGGTACATTGATGATATCATTTTATACATAAAATCGTGTGTTACGCGTTCAGTGTTCAAGTTATTCTCGCATATTTAACTTCAAACGATTAATTAACAATTGATTTTAGGGTACCTTGAAGACCAGAAATGTATTGAAGCTGCTAAAACATTTTTAGAGACATCACCACATTTACAAGAATGTCGAACTGTAATTTCTAATGGAAGACGTTTTAGTACTAAAGTTGGCGGAATGTCGTTGATAGATGTTGTAGaaaatttttttgttataaatgcaacaagtaagcaaaagtgttaaatttaaatatcgtgaaatttacaaaattgaAGTATGTATATATGTTGTTTAAttcaatttcaaaaaatttataATGTTTTCTACAGTACAGGAGCGTTTCAGCAAAATTGCAGATTGTGAACAGGTAAAACATTGTGGAGATTTGCTTGAACAGTTAAAATTTCTCATTGAAGAAACTCGTGGGCAACGTTTTGTCGTTAACATTAATGTTCCTTCGCAGGTAGGTAAGATAAAACTATCATCAAGGTAATAATACTGCATGACAGTATTTATACTAGAGTTATACAGTTGGCTGTATGACTTGTACGTACTTACAGGCTAGTTCTCAAATAAGCAATGGATCGCCAATACTATCTAGTAGTGGTCGAAAAAGGCGTCATAGTAATAGCGATCGCGAACGATGCAAACGTACGAAAACAGGATCGGATGTGTCTCAACTACCCGCATCACCTTCCACTCAAGGTAACTTTCGACCATCAAACATCGAAGTACAGACGAAAGTCATAACGTTTAAGACAGTTTGATTTaggataaaaatttttataaacaatTACCGTTTGTTACAGTAATAGGTTTCGATAGTGTAGAAGCCACTCTGTTAGAAAGTTTACCTGGTCACACAGACACAAACGATCGATCTGAATATTCTACCGCAATTAAGGggaaaaaatgcaatagtatacaCCAGGAACATCAAGGTCTGTTTAATGAAAATATATACGATAATTGTAATAACAACTATTCATAAACGAGTATGCGTATAATTCGAAATTGACATTACTCTTGTTACTTAATCGCTTAAAAGAGTATTTTAGTCTAGACATTAATTTTTTGTGTTCTTCGATACTTTCATATTGGATTTCATCGTATGGTTTTGACATGTATTTAAGAAGTGTGTATaatttttttcatgtaaaaatatttaaaattgttaaagaTACAGTTGTTTTGGTAGAGCTCCTTTTGTTGAACATGCTTTCACGGTTGGCGTAATTAATGAAAGAGAAAGTCCTATACTACTTTTAGGATAATGCTTTAATCTAGATCTTTAAAAAAATGCATACACAAAAATCGGTTGTTTGATCTGAATTTACCAGACTTCCCTCTTAACGATCAAATTAGGCGACGATCAAGATGTCCAGAATCTAGAAACCGATGCTGTTACGGATAATGGATGCAAAGAAGATGGCGAGAAGAAATCCTGTTCATTTGAAAAATGTAGCACGGCAACGAGCACAGAAGAATTATTGAGTTACTCGTGTGTAGAAGTCCAGACCACACCATATGACACCCCCGAGTCCGAATCAGAATCTAACGATGAACCTATAGAAAATCTGAGTGTACGTATTAATATAGTAATTTTTGTTAAGTGTAATAATTTCTTGACTAACGTTTGATTTATTCTTATTGCAAGTTGCTAACGAAAGAGCTCTTAAACCGTACGGAGTTACAAGAACGTATTGCGGATAATATTAACAAAGCAATACTTCCTGCGGATACGTCTTTGAGAGACGAAACATTAAACGACAGTGTGAACGGCGAAGGAAACACTTCTATTATGATCGAGTTGAACAACGCCATTAAATCGATAGTACAAGCAACGGAGTCTGATCCagtgtttgaaaaatttctggACGAAGTAATCGGGCCATACACGGAAACCGACAATACAAGTCCCGACGAAGATGTTGAGGCTGTCAAATCGAAAACAAAATGTCTAAATGGATCGCCACGAGAAAAACAATTATCTGAAATTATCTCGAACATTAACTCGCCAGAATCACCTGCGATCTTGGACCTGAAATCGTCCACCGAGACGGGTGCTCTGGACGTGCCACTGAAACACAGACTTCGCAGTTCTTCCAGACAGCAAAATGTTCGAGTCGAAGACGAACGAGATCAAGAAAAAGAATATAGTGCTTTGGACGATCAAAATGCCGCCGCAGTGTTAAGTATAATAAATGCCAATATCATCAACAAACCGACTAACGATAAGAAAATAATCGTAGACACCACGAAAGAAATTTCACGTTCGGTGGATGTCGACGATGAGAAAAAGTCACCAATTTTGGAACTCCCTTCAAACGAAGATAAGGAAACTGTGAAATCGATAAGTATCGATAATCAGAGGGCTGATAACAACGATACAACGGTGGTTCAAAGCAACGATGCAgaattaaaagtaaaaaaatcGGTAATGAAGCAACCGCGACCCGCAAAGCTTAAACGCGAATCAAACGGTAACACGAACAATTGCACTCCCAAAGAAGATATAATAACGATGCCAACGTTAATAGTGTGTTCGAAAGAAGAAATAGACAATATGCTGATGACTACGAGTACGCCCTACCCACCAACCCGTTCTATAACGTCTACCACAAATTCCCGTTTTGTTCCCATCGTCCCTAAAGATTCGACAATAACCGCGAAAGAGCCTATAAGTAAAGTGTATTTAAAAACTGTAAACGTTCCACAAAATCCCGCGATGTTGCAACAGCATCAAAAAAAGAAgagtaacaaaataaataataaacagaAAAACACGACTATTCAGAGTCCAGTGAATAGTCTGGCAATCGGGAAATCGATTGCAAATCCCGTTGTATCCGCCGCTAATAAATTTGGCACTAACGAATCTATAACCCTTTACAACAGTGAAAATAGCGCAAGAACGTTACTGGATGGCACGAGCATGCCCACGATAAACATAGACGATAACGTTAATTTATCGGACACTGGATTGTCTCCCTACGTAAAATTTACTTGCAGCAAGGCTAATCAAAATCAAAGCCTGTCGGATATCGATTTAACGCCCGTCGTGCAGGTCTCAAAAATTCCCGCGCCGTTAAAAGTAAATGTCCTCGATGATCAGCGTCCTTCAACTTCGAAAAATACCGATGCCATCCATAAACGTACTCCGAGGTCTTTACTGAAAAGCAGATCAAAGAATCATAGATTGAGCTTATCCACGCCTAGAAGAAAAAGCAGCAATCATGTGAGAGCGCTTAATTTTAATACTCCGACGAAGGCAGTTGCTGCATTGAACAGGTCATTGAGCGAGAACGAAAGTGCTCGTTTATCACCCAGATTgtcaaaatatgcgaaatctgTGTGTAAAACTTCCCTCTTCAAATCCCCGCCGTTTGGTAACGTTACGGTGTCCACGCACAAAATTAAAAGAGGCTCGCCAAAAATTTGTCGACCTACGAGTCCTCCGGTAGCGACACGAAGCCCCATGCCGAAACTTATCGGTGGCTGGGAAAAATACAATGGAGTTGGAGTCATTATCGGCGACGTTTCTCCGCAGAGCACTGTCGTGGTTTCTCCCGTCGAGGACTCAATGGAATCCAAGCCGTCCAAAGTCACCAAAGACACCTGGGACGCGGACTTGCGAAAAGCATTGCAAAGCACCGCGAAAAAGGAGTGTCAGAAAAGTAAGTCGTCCGTAGCAACAAAAGCTGAACATACGAAAGATAAGACTGCACCGTCGAGAAAAGACAGGTGCAATTTGCGTACGTCGAAAGCGAGAAACCGGGAAATTTCCGCGACGAAGGATGGTCGTGCCAGCGAATCAGCGACGGTAGAAAATGAGAAAAGTTCATCAGACGCGGTAAATAGTTCTGTTAATACTCAAAAAGATAGTTTGCGAACCAGCGATGTCAACGAGTCGCAGAATGTTTCCGAACAGAAGAACGCCGACATATTATCGTTGAAAAAGAGCAAGTGTGGTGCAACGACAGCTACGAACGATAAACCGGTAGTCGAGAAGAAGATCGTGAAAAAGTATGCACAGTTGAGAACATTAAAAACTAATTTAAACAAATCTAACTCAGAATTTTCTACAGATATTTCTACGGATGTCGTGCAGTATTCAGAATTTACGAAAACCTCCATGGATGCGACGCATCAAGTGTTACAGCTGATACCCGAGTTGATCAATCTGGAAGAAACGCCGAAGAAATTGGAAACTTCTTCGGACGTGCCGCCTACACCGAGATTACTTAGCCCTAGCAGCCACGTAACACCGTTTATAAAGGGTAGCGAAGATTCTAGTAAACTACGTTGTTTCATTAACACGCCAGAATATCCAACAACGCCTTGCATAGCGTTAACTCCGAAACTTTCGGATGGAACTACTACCGATAATACGAAAAAGGATGCGTTCAATACCTGTTCCCCGTACTACAAACCTACTTCTGAACAAAATGAGAATTCGGAAAAATTGTCGAAGTCAAAGACGGATCTGCAAAGCACATCTGTACTGCCTTCACAGAATTCGAAACAGTCCATACCTCACAACGTTACCGACTCTACGAATGCCTATCAAGCTTGCGTGTCCGCGAAATTGGAAATAACGCAATTCGAGGTGATCAAAGAAAATTTGCCAAAAGAAGACGCGGTAAAGGAGCTGAAAATATCAACTAATTCTCGAGAATCCTCAACGTGTTACGCAAAGTCGAAGGTCGACCATAATAAAGATGGTATTATGGAACGTACGTGTGCAATAACTGATAAAGATAAATCGTTGTACAACAACGAAGAATCGAATGATAGCAATACATCGTCTTCGTCCAATTCATCGTCCACGTCCTCCTCTTCCGAAtcgtcgtcgtcgacgtcgtcctcttcgtcgtcgtcgtccgttTCCTcgaataagttgaaaattggagatTCGCCGGAAAAATCGCTTTCGAGCAAGAAATGCAACAGGATTTCAAATCAAATATATACCGATACAAGCAACGATTCAACGCGAAAAGATGCGCATGTCGTAGGAACAGTGatcacggaaaataattttgtagAATTGCAAATAAAGACAGCGGATATACCGTATACGAATCATACGGAAGAGACGATTACCGCTTTAAAAAAATGCGAGTCTTCGCCGTTAAAAGTATTTTCGATAGTAAAAACCGACGAAGAACTAATGGCCGATACGACGGAAACCCCCGTCAAAGATGAGGCTTTATTAAACGAAGCAGACATTTCAGAGACTCCTAATAGTACAAAAAGCGGTGTAGAAAGTTTGACCAATTTGTCTTCGAAAATTGCGGCATTCATAAGTTCGGAGGACCGGAAATTGTCAAAATCGGATGAAAGCCAGCTCTTGGCAAATTCTATAGCAAAGAAAGCAAAACAAAAGCCAAAGATAATAAGCATACAACGCACGAAATTAAATACTTCCGTCACCTTGACGCCCGTCAAACCCACAAAATCTTCTTCCATTTTACAGAAGGAACAAACGTCCCCGATCACGGATAAAAAATTAGCCGTGCAATTGGAAGCGAAACGTCAACGTATGATAGCCAAGTTTAGAGTAAATCCGAAGACCAATTCAACTGATGGAAAATCTCAACGAGGACGTGTTATTTTAAAAGCTAAAAGCAATACTAATCCGAGGAGAAAGAGCAATAAGTTCGGCCAGGTGAACGGCGATCAGATTAAtaaaaaacgaaaaagaaaGGAAAATAAGAACGTAGAGAAATccactaataataataataacaaaaatacagATACAGTAATAAAAAATTCATCCGCGAATAGTGTAGTAGAAGTACACGATAAACCAGAACGATCGGTAGCCTCGAGCAGCGACtgttaccagaataaaacaaacTATAACGAGGAAATTGTATGTAATAATATTTCGTCGATAAAAACTACACAGAAGAATGAATCGGATAAAGTTATCGTCGCGTTGGTCGAAGACATTGCCAACAACGTTGAAATCAGTGTGACTCAAGAAAAAAGTTCAGACGCGTTCgattcagaaaataaaatttccaatTTGATCACCACGGAAAAGGAAATTGTATCGAAATTAGAAATAACAGAACATCCAGAAGCGAAGCATGCTATTATCGGTACCGAGAAAAATAGTACACACGACCTGAAAGAACACAATGTAGATACGAGAAAACCGGAAGACGATGAAACAAAACCCGAAAACGAAATTACTTCGCAACAAAGAAAGTCCGATGCAATAAGAAACGAGCATAATTATAACGAGAAAAACGTACGCAAGGCGAAGGACTATCCAAGTTACAATGGTAAAACGAACAACATAATGAAATTGAAGGTCGACCAAGTGAGACGAGATTTGTTTAGCGACGAAGAAAATGATCACAAAGCATCTAATACGATAAAGTTTTCGGCTAATCAGGAAATATACGATAATGTGGATAAGCCTCAAGTATCCAACGATACTGCTAAATTATCTACGAAAAATGTTGAGTTGGAAAATCCCAAGAATTTATCGCGTGTCCTTCAATCTTTACAGCTCGTCCCCACATGCAAGAACGACAATGTGGGAATGCTTGAATACGGACAGGAAAACCATTGTAAAACAAACCTTAACGTAACTTCTGTACCCAACTCGGTGGAATATCATTTTCTGTACGACGACAATGCGCCCTTGAAAAAAAGAAGACGAAGGTACAGTAGTCACGAATTGGAATTTCAAATTAACATAGTCTTCAACGATCAATGTTACGATGAATGCGTTAAAGTAATGACGGCCACCGATTACGAAGAGATATTCAATCTTCTACCAAGGAGAAAGGTCACGAATAAGAAGTCGcccatgaaaaatgaaaatatttatggatCATACGACAAAGCATTTCTTAGCAATTTGACGATGAAAAATATACATGCCAAGCCTTTAGCTACATCGTCTCCCCTCGACAAGCCGCTTACGTCCAAGGTGAAAAAAGGGACTATTAAAACTTCTGCGATGAACGAGAAGAAAAACGAAGCGCAGCAGGATAATAAGAAAAAATCGAAGACTGATAAAGCAACTAGGGAAATTGATAGAGGTAATTAGCTTATTAAAATAATCCACAGCCCAGATAAAAGCATCGACTTATCGATTTAAAGACAGATTAATTTCAGACAATTATActggaaaaatttcgaaaaggaAATTGTCAGAAACGAAAGAAAGTAAGCAGGTATATGTAATTTTCTTTATTCTCACACTGTATTTTCGTTTACGAAATGGAAATTTAAATAACACTCTGTTTTATAGATTGAGAAACGACAGTACACGACTGACCCTCAAACATTATTGAGCAACTTGGATCTGGATAAATTTTTAACATCCGTTCACGGACCAGCGTGAGCACAAAATTTAGCTCTCTAACGTTGTACAAAACATTAAAATACAACTAATGTACATACAGTAATGTTATATGCATCATTATATTTTAAgagattattttattttgaacTGAATTGTTCTATGTAAAATATTAGAGGACGATTTAGAATTAACCATAAAATATGAActgataaaaattgaattttattggAACTTTTCGGGACTTCCACAAAGTTCAATTTTAAACTTgaaaaaacggtcaattaagaacACTGAGTGTATGTTTTAATACTTATTATGCAATATCgctaaattaaatttctttcacCTGGAAATATATTAAAGTCCGATTCATATATATATAcgtaaagcaagcagcagacgtAGAAAATagtgatatttattaaaaatattgactCTGAATGGGCATAGAACGAGTGTACAGATAGCTATATGAATATATTTCGTTTACAAATAATAGACGCCTGTTAGATATATAATAGACAATTCTTCAAAATGTATTTGTTTATGATGAATTCAACACTTAGATTTTACAGCTTTGTCTACATCTTCCACGACTGTTAGTAATTTCCTCCACTGGTCCACATTTAAACAGATTCCTGTACCAAAAATAAATCCTTTTATAGTTACCTGTTTATTCACTCAAACAgttaattttgtacaaaaaaaaatattttttaataccttTCTTTCCAGGTTTTAAATTCTTATCCTTATCATAATACATTTCTCTAATGTCGACGTACAAATTTCCTTTAAATTGTCGCACAGTAACCTGACGCTTATTTCCAAGATCCCAAACAGTATTTTCATCTTCGTCAGATTCCCTTTTCGGCTTCTTAGACACTTTTTCTTCTTTACTTTCAGCCTCTCTCTTCTTCTTTGGCTTTACTTCCTAATAAATAAAAGATATGCGTTACACCGAGTTTGTACATTGAAATTCACAAATAGTTAAAAATGATAGAGATacattaaaaaaatgtaaaataaacgaGTATACATGAACGTTATGTTTCATAATGTAAATGAAATAAATACCTCATCGCTGCTGTCGTCGTTGCTTGACACGAATTCTTTCGACTTCGGCATTTTCTATAAACATATTcacataaaatattttcatgaaTAAATAGTTTAAACGATGCATTCAATGCAAGAGTACGAAAATTATATTTGTTGTTTTTGCTATAACCTTTTCACGATCGCAacagtgtgtatatatatatatatatatataaatgtatgtatatatatgtatatgtacctaaaaatattttacgtaTGAAGATGAACAGAATGATGTAAacagaatttcgtgaattatttaAGATGTATAATTATGTCACATTAAATAGTCAAATAATTGTACATCCAAACGACAACTTCAAAATCAGATTTTAATTTGAAGAAACCGTTAAACAATCACAGCACCACTCAACACGTACCAACCGTAAATGCGATATATAAGCACAGATGAGGTATATATACCTGTGgtgtaaggtctattcgtatacctcgtttgtGGTTGTACAATAATGCATGGATAACTTTCATAAAATTTGGGATCTAGTGTCTCAAATTTAGTAACAGAGAAAAGAAACTGTAAAGGGAAATACTGAATGCTATAATAATATCTATTTTCTTAcgtctccttttttttttataaatacatcTGAAAAATGCAGATGCACTAATTTTTAAAGTGGGACTGTatactttttttaaaaatattaggaTATAATGTTTACAAAAATTGATGCTTTGTGAAATATCTTACGTTTTTGATAAATCGTTTTTCACTTTGTGAAAGATATTTCACATATTAATTATCAATTGAAAGAATTAACAATTGGTGTAAAAAAATCAGTCaggaagttgttaaaaaattgctAATTTTAGCAACAAagtattatataattatttgtaaaaatttattaCTATTCTATTCTGCCAATACACTTCTGATAGTTCTGATACAGTCCCGCGGTTCTGTTTACCCGCATTTTTAAGTTGAATGAACAATAAATGCATTAAATGTCTTTATTGATATTTAACATTTCTTCAAGAAAATACTAatctttatttttgtaattttaacttTGTTTATTTTGCTATGTAATAATATTGATTGGGTGTAAAAAgaaatgttatatttttttGGCGGGAAATGTGACACTCGGAAAAGGTTAGCCATTGATCGAtctttttgttattattattatagtttTACATAGTAGCATTAGATTTTCGGGCAAAATTATGTGGTGCACGACTCCCGAAATTTCATGGCATAATCGGGATCCGGTTTTAAGTATCGATGTACAAGTTGGAATTTACGAAACACCGAAAGGTGAAATTTTCTGGCGGATTGCAACCGGCGGTGCCGATTCACATGTCCTGGTAATATTGTACATATAATTCGTACATCGAATATTGATA of the Colletes latitarsis isolate SP2378_abdomen chromosome 9, iyColLati1, whole genome shotgun sequence genome contains:
- the LOC143345304 gene encoding uncharacterized protein LOC143345304 isoform X3 gives rise to the protein METLLPSEIARLVLGYLEDQKCIEAAKTFLETSPHLQECRTVISNGRRFSTKVGGMSLIDVVENFFVINATIQERFSKIADCEQVKHCGDLLEQLKFLIEETRGQRFVVNINVPSQASSQISNGSPILSSSGRKRRHSNSDRERCKRTKTGSDVSQLPASPSTQVIGFDSVEATLLESLPGHTDTNDRSEYSTAIKGKKCNSIHQEHQGDDQDVQNLETDAVTDNGCKEDGEKKSCSFEKCSTATSTEELLSYSCVEVQTTPYDTPESESESNDEPIENLSLLTKELLNRTELQERIADNINKAILPADTSLRDETLNDSVNGEGNTSIMIELNNAIKSIVQATESDPVFEKFLDEVIGPYTETDNTSPDEDVEAVKSKTKCLNGSPREKQLSEIISNINSPESPAILDLKSSTETGALDVPLKHRLRSSSRQQNVRVEDERDQEKEYSALDDQNAAAVLSIINANIINKPTNDKKIIVDTTKEISRSVDVDDEKKSPILELPSNEDKETVKSISIDNQRADNNDTTVVQSNDAELKVKKSVMKQPRPAKLKRESNGNTNNCTPKEDIITMPTLIVCSKEEIDNMLMTTSTPYPPTRSITSTTNSRFVPIVPKDSTITAKEPISKVYLKTVNVPQNPAMLQQHQKKKSNKINNKQKNTTIQSPVNSLAIGKSIANPVVSAANKFGTNESITLYNSENSARTLLDGTSMPTINIDDNVNLSDTGLSPYVKFTCSKANQNQSLSDIDLTPVVQVSKIPAPLKVNVLDDQRPSTSKNTDAIHKRTPRSLLKSRSKNHRLSLSTPRRKSSNHVRALNFNTPTKAVAALNRSLSENESARLSPRLSKYAKSVCKTSLFKSPPFGNVTVSTHKIKRGSPKICRPTSPPVATRSPMPKLIGGWEKYNGVGVIIGDVSPQSTVVVSPVEDSMESKPSKVTKDTWDADLRKALQSTAKKECQKSKSSVATKAEHTKDKTAPSRKDRCNLRTSKARNREISATKDGRASESATVENEKSSSDAVNSSVNTQKDSLRTSDVNESQNVSEQKNADILSLKKSKCGATTATNDKPVVEKKIVKKYAQLRTLKTNLNKSNSEFSTDISTDVVQYSEFTKTSMDATHQVLQLIPELINLEETPKKLETSSDVPPTPRLLSPSSHVTPFIKGSEDSSKLRCFINTPEYPTTPCIALTPKLSDGTTTDNTKKDAFNTCSPYYKPTSEQNENSEKLSKSKTDLQSTSVLPSQNSKQSIPHNVTDSTNAYQACVSAKLEITQFEVIKENLPKEDAVKELKISTNSRESSTCYAKSKVDHNKDGIMERTCAITDKDKSLYNNEESNDSNTSSSSNSSSTSSSSESSSSTSSSSSSSSVSSNKLKIGDSPEKSLSSKKCNRISNQIYTDTSNDSTRKDAHVVGTVITENNFVELQIKTADIPYTNHTEETITALKKCESSPLKVFSIVKTDEELMADTTETPVKDEALLNEADISETPNSTKSGVESLTNLSSKIAAFISSEDRKLSKSDESQLLANSIAKKAKQKPKIISIQRTKLNTSVTLTPVKPTKSSSILQKEQTSPITDKKLAVQLEAKRQRMIAKFRVNPKTNSTDGKSQRGRVILKAKSNTNPRRKSNKFGQVNGDQINKKRKRKENKNVEKSTNNNNNKNTDTVIKNSSANSVVEVHDKPERSVASSSDCYQNKTNYNEEIVCNNISSIKTTQKNESDKVIVALVEDIANNVEISVTQEKSSDAFDSENKISNLITTEKEIVSKLEITEHPEAKHAIIGTEKNSTHDLKEHNVDTRKPEDDETKPENEITSQQRKSDAIRNEHNYNEKNVRKAKDYPSYNGKTNNIMKLKVDQVRRDLFSDEENDHKASNTIKFSANQEIYDNVDKPQVSNDTAKLSTKNVELENPKNLSRVLQSLQLVPTCKNDNVGMLEYGQENHCKTNLNVTSVPNSVEYHFLYDDNAPLKKRRRRYSSHELEFQINIVFNDQCYDECVKVMTATDYEEIFNLLPRRKVTNKKSPMKNENIYGSYDKAFLSNLTMKNIHAKPLATSSPLDKPLTSKVKKGTIKTSAMNEKKNEAQQDNKKKSKTDKATREIDRDNYTGKISKRKLSETKEN
- the LOC143345304 gene encoding uncharacterized protein LOC143345304 isoform X1 — translated: METLLPSEIARLVLGYLEDQKCIEAAKTFLETSPHLQECRTVISNGRRFSTKVGGMSLIDVVENFFVINATIQERFSKIADCEQVKHCGDLLEQLKFLIEETRGQRFVVNINVPSQASSQISNGSPILSSSGRKRRHSNSDRERCKRTKTGSDVSQLPASPSTQVIGFDSVEATLLESLPGHTDTNDRSEYSTAIKGKKCNSIHQEHQGDDQDVQNLETDAVTDNGCKEDGEKKSCSFEKCSTATSTEELLSYSCVEVQTTPYDTPESESESNDEPIENLSLLTKELLNRTELQERIADNINKAILPADTSLRDETLNDSVNGEGNTSIMIELNNAIKSIVQATESDPVFEKFLDEVIGPYTETDNTSPDEDVEAVKSKTKCLNGSPREKQLSEIISNINSPESPAILDLKSSTETGALDVPLKHRLRSSSRQQNVRVEDERDQEKEYSALDDQNAAAVLSIINANIINKPTNDKKIIVDTTKEISRSVDVDDEKKSPILELPSNEDKETVKSISIDNQRADNNDTTVVQSNDAELKVKKSVMKQPRPAKLKRESNGNTNNCTPKEDIITMPTLIVCSKEEIDNMLMTTSTPYPPTRSITSTTNSRFVPIVPKDSTITAKEPISKVYLKTVNVPQNPAMLQQHQKKKSNKINNKQKNTTIQSPVNSLAIGKSIANPVVSAANKFGTNESITLYNSENSARTLLDGTSMPTINIDDNVNLSDTGLSPYVKFTCSKANQNQSLSDIDLTPVVQVSKIPAPLKVNVLDDQRPSTSKNTDAIHKRTPRSLLKSRSKNHRLSLSTPRRKSSNHVRALNFNTPTKAVAALNRSLSENESARLSPRLSKYAKSVCKTSLFKSPPFGNVTVSTHKIKRGSPKICRPTSPPVATRSPMPKLIGGWEKYNGVGVIIGDVSPQSTVVVSPVEDSMESKPSKVTKDTWDADLRKALQSTAKKECQKSKSSVATKAEHTKDKTAPSRKDRCNLRTSKARNREISATKDGRASESATVENEKSSSDAVNSSVNTQKDSLRTSDVNESQNVSEQKNADILSLKKSKCGATTATNDKPVVEKKIVKKYAQLRTLKTNLNKSNSEFSTDISTDVVQYSEFTKTSMDATHQVLQLIPELINLEETPKKLETSSDVPPTPRLLSPSSHVTPFIKGSEDSSKLRCFINTPEYPTTPCIALTPKLSDGTTTDNTKKDAFNTCSPYYKPTSEQNENSEKLSKSKTDLQSTSVLPSQNSKQSIPHNVTDSTNAYQACVSAKLEITQFEVIKENLPKEDAVKELKISTNSRESSTCYAKSKVDHNKDGIMERTCAITDKDKSLYNNEESNDSNTSSSSNSSSTSSSSESSSSTSSSSSSSSVSSNKLKIGDSPEKSLSSKKCNRISNQIYTDTSNDSTRKDAHVVGTVITENNFVELQIKTADIPYTNHTEETITALKKCESSPLKVFSIVKTDEELMADTTETPVKDEALLNEADISETPNSTKSGVESLTNLSSKIAAFISSEDRKLSKSDESQLLANSIAKKAKQKPKIISIQRTKLNTSVTLTPVKPTKSSSILQKEQTSPITDKKLAVQLEAKRQRMIAKFRVNPKTNSTDGKSQRGRVILKAKSNTNPRRKSNKFGQVNGDQINKKRKRKENKNVEKSTNNNNNKNTDTVIKNSSANSVVEVHDKPERSVASSSDCYQNKTNYNEEIVCNNISSIKTTQKNESDKVIVALVEDIANNVEISVTQEKSSDAFDSENKISNLITTEKEIVSKLEITEHPEAKHAIIGTEKNSTHDLKEHNVDTRKPEDDETKPENEITSQQRKSDAIRNEHNYNEKNVRKAKDYPSYNGKTNNIMKLKVDQVRRDLFSDEENDHKASNTIKFSANQEIYDNVDKPQVSNDTAKLSTKNVELENPKNLSRVLQSLQLVPTCKNDNVGMLEYGQENHCKTNLNVTSVPNSVEYHFLYDDNAPLKKRRRRYSSHELEFQINIVFNDQCYDECVKVMTATDYEEIFNLLPRRKVTNKKSPMKNENIYGSYDKAFLSNLTMKNIHAKPLATSSPLDKPLTSKVKKGTIKTSAMNEKKNEAQQDNKKKSKTDKATREIDRDRLISDNYTGKISKRKLSETKESKQIEKRQYTTDPQTLLSNLDLDKFLTSVHGPA